The genomic region agatatagcTTTACTTAAAGATGTAGTTTAGATACAGTAGTATTTACAACTACTGTTAGTTATGCAATTTACTGATAAATGAGTATTTGGGTTTTTACAGTAGTTGATTAATATTACTTCATTTGAATGTTACtgttataataaatatgcaCAGACATGTCCTATATAGAGCAATCCTCGCAACAGACAAATTGAGTGAAAATAATTGTACTCTGTTGATtactttaaataatgaaatgtttaaataaaaagtgaaaGGATGTGGAAATTCTATCCACATGAACCCTACACCCAAGGCTGTCAAAAGCCATTACAAAAATCGAAATTCTGTCAAAGGACCACATGTTAGGTCCACAcatatattaacatattaacaacacaacaaccaaaataaacattattttttagggtttCCAATTGTaattcctttgttctttgcaTTTCCTGGAGGCACCCAAGCTCTCTTCTTTGTTGAAACACTTCCATCAATCTTATGTTTTCCTTtgtcttattttgttcttatgGTAACTCCTTCAGCCCCAAGATCTTTGCTCAACAACCCTGGGGGTTTGAAAGTCTTTTTTCCCTTAGCTTCAGTTCCTCCTTTTTATGTTTCTGAAAGACTTCCAATGGCCAGATCTAGTGGCAGCTCACTCAACAAATCATTAATGTTTTTACTCTTCTTGCTGGTAGGTTTTGAAAGTGATGTAGTAGAGTGAACTGGAGGTTTTTCTGATTCTTTTGCTGATAGTGTTACATTGAATAACTGTATAATAAAGTCTCAAGTTAGTAAACAGTTGAcattattgaataaatattataagtgACATATTACTTACCTGTGACAATGGTATTAGCGGTGACAAATTATCAAATGTTGAAGCTCTCCCTAAAGGAGCCGTGTCTGTAGTAGCTACATTATCAGGTTGGTCATCTACATTCTGTGCAGCAATAGTTGCAGCATTTgattccttttccttttgctGTTTTTTTGTCTTCCTCTTTACCtacaataagaaagaaagaaattgaagggGTATTACATACCAATTGGATATAAGTAACCAATGTTTGGTATCAATTTGATATAAGTTACCAATGTTTGGTACCAATTGGATATAAGTTACCAATGTTTGGTACCAATTGGGTATACTTACAGGCATAAGTAAATGAGAAGAATGGCATACTTACAAGCAGTTTTTCCCTCCTTATAGAAGCACCAGCACCATGAAACCTCTTGTTGTGGCCCTTAGCACCACAAACTGTGCATGTCATAACAGAGCCCTTCTTGGTCACCTTAGCATTTATGATCAGACCCTCCATCTCTTCTTCCTCTAACCTTCTCTTTCTAGCAGGTCTGCCTTTTCTAGGTTTTATTGGTTTGGGGGATAAGACTGGTGGGGCAGTTGCCTTGGgccaaatttttttactagTGGTTGGGTTAATCAAATGGCTATAGCATTTTAGGTATGTTTCAACCTTGTAGAAgtcatgtatataaaattcagGGTTCTCATTGTTATACCAAATTGCACATACAGTATGATAACAAGGTATTCCAGTTAGATCCCACCTCCTACATGTACATGTCATTTCTTATTTGTCAACTACAAACTGTCCCCCTGGGCTAACCACTTGAAATCTTTCACCTCCAGACCACTCTATTGTAAACATCCAGTAAAATTCTTTGCTTTTTTCTAGCTTTTTCAATATCTTAGGGCAGTAAGCAGATGCCACTCTTTTCATAGCATCCTTGTTCTTATATATCCTCTTCATTAATTTTGTTCTTATAACCTCATTCATAGCTATCACACCCTTGCTTCTAACATCTAAGATAAAACTGTTAAAACACTCACATAAGTTGTTTAACAACATGTCACACTAGCATCAGTCCTAAAATGAGATCTAGACCAGTGATGAGGAGGGATGTTATTCATGTAGTTATGTCCATGATGTGATGCTGCTGCAAACTTCTCCATTATCCTTTGAAAAATCTGGACATAACTTGCCTTAGCAGCACCCCACACAAGTTCTTTTAACCCTAGACTATTAAATTTCTtcctaaaattattatgcacATGTCTAACACAAAATCTATGTTCAGAATTAGGGAATAGTTTTTCAATGGCAGGAATAAGACCCTATTTCAAAAGAACAACACACAATTAATACCATTATGGCAAAATATATGAAGGAATAGAAAAGCAAATTGTTAAGAGTATTTACCTTCTGCCTGTCACTCATAAACACCAATTGATAACTGTTTGTTATCCCCACATCTTAAGCCAGCGGCTCCAAAAACCATTTCCAGttctccttattttctttttgcacaACACCATGCAATTGGGTAGATGCAGTCTCCTCATTAAACACAGGCCATCTCTGCTTCCTTGAATCTGCATCGCTGTGTTCAGATGAGGAGCATGACACCAGCTCATCTAATGGACCATAAACTGTTACATCTGTTTCTTCACACAACTCCTCAGCAGGTTGCCTAGCACTTCTAGAATCAGATGGTTTGTCCCTCTCAAGCTCCTTATCAACAAACTCAACAAACATGGCATCATCATCAGCATCTTCATCCCTCAGGTCATAATCAGAGTCCACAAACTCATTGTCCTCTGAATCTGCATCACTATCCTTACAAATTGCCATCATCCTTATTTTCATGACCTCCTCCCGCCTTCTTCTCGCCTTCACTTCcccaactttttcttttgtttcccaCTTATCCCTACTAAATATATGCATTAATTTAGAACCCTCCACAGCCATTGCCATTTCTAAAGCATCCTTATCAGTTTCAAGGCTTCTCAACCCATCACTTATACTCTTTATAGGATCCTTCCACATAATCAGCTTTGTTTCAGGATTCAGTCCTAGTTCTCTAGCCATTGAATCAATTTCTATCCTGGATATCTTATCTAAACTACAAAAATGCACAGCTCCTATATCCCATAGCTTAGGTTCACCTCTAACATCAACTCCATAATCATGCCAATACAAAGTGAAGTATTCGAAATTAAGCactgtaaaataaattaattaaacaaatgtgAAACAACCACACACAAGTAGTGTTTATAAAcaaacatcatcaacattctttgcaattttaaaaagaaattagggAAAACCCTAGCCCCTGCATTGTTAACTTCCAAATAAATACAGCATGCATTACTCAATGAAAGGTGCAAAATAGCTTTCAATAACTATAGAATAACTATCGGTCCGCTTGTACTTACAGTATAGTGGTGGATCTTCGGCTTTGTCCCTTACTCGCCAGTCGAGTGTCATTGTTCTACAATGTCGCAATGTCCAGGTATGAAGAAGAAGGTCAGAGACGAGAAACGAGAGATTCAGAGATTGTTGACAATGGAGATCGAAGTCGAGCGGTTTGCgttaatttttgagatttggtaCCAACAGTTACTTTTGGGTTAGCTTAGAggaaaaaatcaatttcattacaatttctctcaattttttagctcaaatttaaagtaattagTTAATTGCTGACTAGGAATTAAGTTGTTGAGTCAACAACAGGTGTGGCAAGTGGTGtgttatcaattaaaaatccGGCAGCCACATCAGCAAATAAGTGTCGAATTGTCTTTGGTACTGGCGGAAGATACAGAAATAATAGGAGtggtaccaaaaagaaacaaattgaaggtTTGGTACCATTTAGAAAAAAGTGTGAAGGTTTGGTACCAGCGGTGCAATTAACCCTTTTTTCAACAAATAATGTCGATGGACCAGTTGAGTTATAAGAAATGGCAAGGTTAAAAGAGCAACGGACATGCCAAAAATGATTGAGATTTGGATTAGGATGGAGAACGAGATCGTGACTGCGAGCAAGAGCGTGAAAGGGACAAAGCTTGATTACGAGCGTGAAAGCTTGAGATGGAGAAAATTTTTTGGATGACATGGcagaaaaattttgaaaaattcttATCTAGGGTTGATCTATATTCTCATTTCTACACAAAATCAATAGAAGattgacacatatttattagttttaaataataaaatatatgtcaatcatcaaatattaaaatgtaaaatactAATACATACGTATTACTCTTCCATTAGTTGTGCCGTATACACcaagtttaaataaaaaaatctcaaaaattattaagatgggtgtaactttttttttttaatttaatcgtGTAGCATGCCACGTTAGTTTTCCGTCTGTCTCTTAACCGATGTTAAAGATTTAATGatactttaattaaaatttaaataattttgtaatataaattgaaatttaaaaatatttataaaaatttgaggGGCTGATagtttaacaattttaattttttctttttctttcgtATAACTTTCTTTTGACTTCCATTCctattagtaattttttttattaattatgtcaaattagtaagaaaattaaaatcaatctaTTTTAACAAcactaattataaaagatcTTTGATCAATATATCAGTTCTACTTcacacttttatatattataatatgcatataattaatatgttaactaataaaataaattactttattaatctttaagaaaaaaagttacttaaattaaaaaatattatatcgattatatttgtattattaatttataaaattcaattaatatattagaaaataaaagaaaaaagttaaaatattaaattaaatcatgattatttattaattttttattgtatgttgttatatataatttattatcactgcatatatgtttttttaataaagaaatataattttaaaaataataacaatagtcGGTCACTGTAACATTTTAACTCAAAATCTCAGTTATTCTGTATTTTGTAATTCAGTCCATAAAGACCAACGAGGTACTTAAAAACTGGATTTAATGGGTCGTTTGATCAACCCAATTCAAGTAGGGCCTTCATTTGGTTATTTGAACACATTCAGTTACACAATGAAAAGCAGTGGCATCTTCTTCAATCTTGAAACAGCAAAATCCAAAAATCTTGATTCCAATGAAATTTATAAGGTATTTAATGTATTCTAACTATTCCatattttacttattattttcatcttaGATAAATGATACAAATCGACTAAATAGATCTCCCAAGGTGAGCTATAGTTCGCCACTATACTGATTAGATCTGCCATTACAGATCATGAACCACCCACATGATCGAACTACCACAGCATACTTGGTCATGACCCACGTTCACTACTTCCTCCATGAATATGGGAACCCATTTACTCCACTGCTAATAAACCACTACTAGCTATTTTCTAGGAAACAGGCTCCCAACAatcatcattataaaaatctaaataggTCACTTGCTCAAGGGGAGGATCACTTTAACTCTTGTAAACACTTATATTCAAGTCTCATTTAAAGACTAACTTAAGTTTCCGAGTGGTTCTCAGGCACATCGTATGGACCCTCCTAACTTTGTCCATTAGGTAAATCGCCAAGTTGAAAATCGAAATTTTTTCAGTTGTATCATTTGGTGTAGTGAGCGTGGAACACCTTTCTTTTGTGATTTAATCTGCTAGTCATTCCTGTGTAGAACTTGGATAACTTGAGCGCCTACTACCAATAAAGTACTagagtattttttttctaataattttctttgttcttatttatttaataaaggGCCAGTATCTAAATTGTCCAACAGTTAATGTCAAAATTTCTTTAAGATTCTtcatacatattttttatatgacaTTTATTTCTGATGTTATAAGAAGATCCTATATTTAAgattcaattattttcaatatgcTTCTAGCTATATAATCGCAATTCCAAAAGGATTTTTATAGAAAGATCTCCAAATCAATGAGAGACCCTCCAAGAAGACTTCAAAGAGACCTCCCAGAAGATATGCAATGAGATTTCTTCAAGAGACTTTCTAAGAAGATCTCCAAAAAAGTATCCAAGAGATCTTATTGTAAGAAGATCTCCAAAAGATCTTTCAAGAGAAGATCTCCAGAAACTCCTTGGAAGATATTTCAAAAATCTCTGAAAGATCTTCTTGGAAGATCTTTAGAGAAAATCTCAAAAAGATCAAAATAAGATGTTCCAAGAATCTCCAAAGATCTTCTAAgagaaaatctttaaaaatctCCAAAAGATCTTCCTAGAAAATCTCTAGTGAAAAATCTTCAAGTGatcttctaaaaaaaaatctctatcAAAAGAGGTCTCCATATAGATCTTTAACAAAATCCTTAAAGAAGATCtccatcaaaagaaaaaaaatttcaagagACCTCCCAAGAAGATctctaaagaaaatttttgagagatctttacaaaaaaaatctccaaaaaaagttttcaaaagatctccaaagaaattttttaaaagattttccAAGAAGATCCCCAAAGAATTTCCAAAAGATCTTTATAAGAAGAtctccaaataaaattttcaaaaatcttTCAAGAAGatttctaaagaaaatttttaaaaaatctttaCAAGAAGATctctaaagaaaattttcaaaagatCTTCCAAGAAGATCTCTAAAGAAAGTTTATAAGAGATCTTTACAATAAGGTCTCtaaaaaaattttcaaaagatCTCTTAATAAGATCTCTAAAGAAAGTTTCCAAGAAGATCtccaagaaaaaaatttcaagagATCTCCAAGAAAATCCTAAAAAGGATCTACATCAAGGTATCACGAGTCTTTAACTCGAAACTTGTAGGGGGACATGGTGTGCGATGCATACTCGTCTAATGAGATTGCACATATGAGCTATGAGATTAGTCAAAGTACTATGAGATAGCCTGTAAAGCTAATGGATCACCTAGAAGAGCTATGAGATCGAATGAAGAGCTATGTGATCGATTCTAGATCTCTTCTGAGATCGGATAGAGAACTATGAGATCGCCTAAAGAGTTATGAGATCTCCCATATATAACAATCTATGATCTCCATCAGTTATCATGATCATGTACCATGTTCTccatttattgaaaaataggAGAACATGTCTCCAACACATAAGATACTTATAAGTAATTCTTCCATACAAATCTCCCCAATATAGCTTTCTTTCGTACAAATCCCCTTAATGTAGAGCTTCTATACAGATCTCCCTAGATCtccattattaattatatcgTATAGATTTCCACAAATATTCCAGCCTTTAACTTGGAACTTGTGGGGGGAACATGTGATAC from Ricinus communis isolate WT05 ecotype wild-type chromosome 9, ASM1957865v1, whole genome shotgun sequence harbors:
- the LOC125371134 gene encoding uncharacterized protein LOC125371134 — its product is MTCTCRRWDLTGIPCYHTVCAIWYNNENPEFYIHDFYKVETYLKCYSHLINPTTSKKIWPKATAPPVLSPKPIKPRKGRPARKRRLEEEEMEGLIINAKVTKKGSVMTCTVCGAKGHNKRFHGAGASIRREKLLVKRKTKKQQKEKESNAATIAAQNVDDQPDNVATTDTAPLGRASTFDNLSPLIPLSQLFNVTLSAKESEKPPVHSTTSLSKPTSKKSKNINDLLSELPLDLAIGSLSET